In Dromaius novaehollandiae isolate bDroNov1 chromosome 3, bDroNov1.hap1, whole genome shotgun sequence, the following are encoded in one genomic region:
- the IRAK1BP1 gene encoding interleukin-1 receptor-associated kinase 1-binding protein 1, with protein sequence MALPVPPPARVLAELGPAPAAPAAERSGPREVHVSGSAELSAGPDRARVCVRLSSRKAAAAAARGSVARRLAYIAQSARQRGVLEENMTVTEDFSRLENTYQMEAEVCIIFSDFGKMQNVCNLLIEKLGTSVTISPPHFYHTPEAVDTLRREVCVAAVGNTRRKAQEVCRLFGQSLGKPFLIREEETKEWGGHIDSHLSNTSDSLTMQERIQNATVYASCRVFAVFEIKGKENRRNKLL encoded by the exons atGGCGCTGCCCGTGCCACCTCCCGCGCGCGTGTTGGCCGAGCTgggcccggcgccggcggccccggccgcggagcGCAGCGGCCCGCGGGAGGTGCACGTGAGCGGCAGCGCGGAGCTGAGCGCGGGCCCGGACCGGGCGCGGGTGTGCGTGCGGCTGAGCAGccggaaggcggcggcggcggcggcgcggggcagcgtgGCGCGGCGGCTGGCCTACATCGCGCAGAGCGCCCGGCAGCGCGGCGTCCTG gaagaaaatatgaCTGTAACAGAGGATTTTAGTAGACTAGAAAACACTTACCAAATGGAAGCAGAG GTCTGTATTATATTCAGTGATTTTGGAAAAATGCAGAATGTTTGCAATCTACTCATTGAAAAGCTAGGGACCTCTGTTACTATTAGTCCACCTCATTTCTACCACACACCAGAAGCTGTAGACACCCTTCG CCGTGAAGTATGTGTTGCTGCTGTTGGAAACACACGGCGAAAAGCTCAAGAAGTCTGTCGATTGTTTGGCCAGTCATTGGGAAAACCCTTCCTAataagagaagaagaaacaaaagaatggGGAGGCCACATAGACAGTCATCTATCTAACACCTCAGATTCATTGACGATGCAGGAAAGAATCCAGAATGCAACTGTTTATGCGTCTTGTAGAGTATTTGCTGTGTTTGagataaagggaaaagaaaacagaagaaacaagttGCTCTAG